Proteins co-encoded in one Candidatus Cloacimonadota bacterium genomic window:
- a CDS encoding TldD/PmbA family protein: MKYLDLAMNAANSLGAEYADIRIQRTTDQRILMRNLSLKSADTQVVDGYGIRIFKDGAWGFAHNNVYSDEAVLATVKRAFDIAILSAKVNKDKKLCLAPERSYIATYRTPVKIDPFEVPLSEKVDLLMEVNRNMLAFDGIRQAMSYIIMHKDEKLFASTLGTRLDITYIYIDPIITATAVADGDSQSRTFDEGGRTVGWEWIQELNLADKAKQVAQESLIKVKADTLGAEQRRTLILDPNHLGLTMHESVGHPTELDRVLGWEADFAGVSFATPEKLKNFRYGSEIVNFVGDNTLSEGMATMGFDDDGVPGQKWYIIKDGILNEYGTTRDTAMEIGLNYSRGCNRATYYFDQPINRIPNLYLLPGTKPLSPAELIADTDEGVYIQGRGSFSIDQHRVNFQFGGDFFWEIKNGKLVRPLKKILYKSCNPEFWNSCDAICDERFWRPFGVVNCGKGQPSQTARMTHGSAPARFRNIRVGGSQ; the protein is encoded by the coding sequence ATGAAATATCTGGATCTTGCCATGAATGCGGCTAACAGCCTCGGCGCAGAATATGCCGACATCCGCATTCAAAGAACCACAGACCAACGTATCTTAATGCGCAACCTCAGCCTAAAATCCGCAGATACTCAAGTAGTGGATGGTTACGGCATCAGGATTTTTAAAGATGGCGCATGGGGCTTTGCCCACAATAATGTATACAGCGATGAAGCAGTGTTAGCAACCGTTAAGCGAGCTTTCGACATAGCCATCCTTTCAGCAAAAGTAAATAAGGATAAAAAACTCTGCTTGGCACCTGAACGCAGTTATATAGCTACCTACAGAACCCCCGTAAAGATCGATCCGTTCGAGGTACCGCTTTCGGAAAAAGTTGATTTGCTGATGGAGGTTAACCGCAATATGCTTGCCTTTGATGGCATTCGCCAAGCCATGAGTTACATCATCATGCACAAAGACGAGAAGCTTTTTGCCAGCACTTTAGGCACAAGATTGGATATTACCTACATCTATATCGATCCCATTATCACTGCTACAGCCGTTGCCGATGGGGATAGTCAATCTCGCACATTTGACGAAGGTGGCAGAACGGTTGGCTGGGAATGGATCCAAGAGCTAAATCTGGCAGATAAGGCAAAACAAGTTGCTCAAGAGTCCTTGATAAAAGTAAAAGCCGATACTTTAGGCGCTGAACAGCGGCGTACTCTAATTCTGGATCCTAACCATTTGGGACTTACCATGCATGAATCTGTGGGACATCCCACGGAATTAGACCGTGTATTAGGTTGGGAAGCGGATTTTGCTGGAGTATCTTTTGCCACTCCCGAAAAGTTGAAGAACTTCCGCTATGGCAGCGAGATAGTAAATTTCGTGGGCGACAATACTTTGTCTGAAGGTATGGCTACGATGGGTTTTGATGATGATGGGGTTCCAGGTCAGAAATGGTACATCATCAAAGATGGCATCCTGAATGAATACGGTACCACCCGCGATACCGCCATGGAAATTGGATTGAATTATTCTCGTGGATGTAACCGGGCTACATACTATTTTGACCAACCCATCAACCGCATTCCGAACCTATATCTTTTGCCGGGAACAAAGCCTTTAAGCCCGGCAGAATTAATTGCTGATACCGATGAAGGCGTATATATTCAGGGCAGAGGCAGTTTCTCGATCGATCAACATCGTGTAAACTTCCAGTTTGGTGGGGATTTCTTTTGGGAGATCAAGAATGGCAAGCTCGTCCGCCCACTCAAAAAAATCCTGTACAAATCCTGCAATCCGGAGTTCTGGAATAGCTGCGACGCTATCTGTGACGAGCGTTTCTGGCGTCCTTTCGGCGTTGTCAATTGCGGGAAGGGGCAGCCCTCACAAACTGCCCGCATGACCCATGGTTCTGCACCAGCAAGATTCCG